The Coregonus clupeaformis isolate EN_2021a chromosome 3, ASM2061545v1, whole genome shotgun sequence genome includes a region encoding these proteins:
- the LOC121542552 gene encoding nocturnin isoform X1 gives MNPARRCSFLHRDLAAFCLSSLGPAAKKQPPPKKLSLPAPRYCHTGGEDGRRGKPQVKSRGSSPASASSIPVCPMGSSSSSRLFGTLAQTLNSAPLAQKDYCPDPEHQDSDQDPEGLEQTDPDQLLRECEEALQNRPARPHRDLVYPADPKHQHQYRNHEQQHTPSIRVMTWNILAQALGEGKDGFVRCPLEALNWAERKYLILEEILTYRPDILCLQEVDHYYDTFKPILASLGYHSTFLPKPWSPCLDVASNNGPDGCALFYRHARFSLLHTSHLRLSAMMLPTNQVAIVQTLRCRATGQRLCVAVTHLKARSGWERLRGAQGADLLQSLKAITSRAAGSDPVSRGAGGGNGTEGVPLIVCGDFNAEPSEDVYRRFISSPLGLDSAYKLLSADGQTEPAYTTWKIRPSGESCSTLDYIWYSHGAFTVDTLLDIPTEEQIGPDRLPSYHYPSDHLSLLCDFSFREPRDQPHRLM, from the exons ATGAATCCGGCTCGTCGGTGTTCGTTCCTTCACCGAGACTTGGCAGCGTTTTGTCTCTCCTCCCTGGGGCCGGCAGCTAAGAAACAGCCACCTCCGAAGAAATTATCCCTCCCGGCTCCACGGTACTGTCACACCGGAGGAGAAGACGGCAGACGCGGCAAGCCACAGGTGAAATCACGCGGCTCATCGCCCGCGTCAGCGAGCTCTATACCAG TGTGTCCGAtgggcagcagtagcagcagcaggctGTTTGGTACCCTGGCCCAGACCCTGAACAGTGCTCCCCTGGCCCAGAAGGACTACTGCCCAGACCCAGAGCACCAGGACTCAGACCAGGACCCGGAGGGCCTAGAGCAGACCGACCCAGACCAGCTGCTCAGGGAGTGCGAGGAGGCCCTCCAGAACCGGCCGGCCCGGCCACACAGGGACCTGGTCTACCCTGCAGACCCAAAACACCAGCACCAATACAGGAACCATGAGCAGCAGCACACACCGTCCATACGGGTCATGACGTGGAACATCCTAGCTCAAG ctctagGGGAGGGTAAGGATGGCTTTGTGCGATGTCCTCTGGAAGCTCTGAACTGGGCTGAGAGGAAGTACCTGATCCTGGAAGAGATCCTCACCTACCGCCCTGACATCCTGTGTCTCCAGGAAGTGGACCACTACTACGACACCTTCAAGCCCATCCTGGCCAGCCTGGGCTACCACAGCACCTTCCTGCCCAAGCCCTGGTCCCCCTGCCTGGACGTGGCCAGCAACAACGGCCCTGACGGCTGTGCTCTCTTCTACCGCCACGCCCGCTTCAGCCTTCTCCACACCTCCCACCTGCGCCTCTCTGCCATGATGCTGCCTACCAACCAGGTGGCCATCGTGCAGACGCTGCGTTGCCGGGCGACGGGCCAGAGGCTGTGCGTGGCCGTGACCCACCTGAAGGCGAGGAGCGGCTGGGAGAGGCTGAGGGGTGCCCAGGGGGCTGACCTACTGCAGAGCCTGAAGGCTATAACCTCACGGGCAGCTGGGTCAGACCCAGTCAGTAGGGGAGCTGGGGGAGGGAATGGGACAGAGGGGGTGCCTCTGATAGTGTGTGGGGACTTTAACGCTGAGCCCTCGGAGGACGTGTACAGGCGTTTTATCTCCTCCCCCCTGGGTCTGGACTCAGCCTATAAGCTGCTGAGTGCAGACGGGCAGACAGAGCCGGCCTACACTACCTGGAAGATCCGTCCCTCAGGGGAGAGCTGCAGTACCCTGGACTACATCTGGTACTCTCATGGTGCTTTCACTGTGGACACCCTGCTGGACATACCCACTGAGGAACAGATAGGACCTGACCGCCTGCCCTCATACCACTACCCCTCCGACCACCTCTCACTGCTCTGTGATTTCAGCTTCAGGGAGCCCAGGGATCAACCTCATAGGCTGATGTAG
- the LOC121542552 gene encoding nocturnin isoform X2: MGSSSSSRLFGTLAQTLNSAPLAQKDYCPDPEHQDSDQDPEGLEQTDPDQLLRECEEALQNRPARPHRDLVYPADPKHQHQYRNHEQQHTPSIRVMTWNILAQALGEGKDGFVRCPLEALNWAERKYLILEEILTYRPDILCLQEVDHYYDTFKPILASLGYHSTFLPKPWSPCLDVASNNGPDGCALFYRHARFSLLHTSHLRLSAMMLPTNQVAIVQTLRCRATGQRLCVAVTHLKARSGWERLRGAQGADLLQSLKAITSRAAGSDPVSRGAGGGNGTEGVPLIVCGDFNAEPSEDVYRRFISSPLGLDSAYKLLSADGQTEPAYTTWKIRPSGESCSTLDYIWYSHGAFTVDTLLDIPTEEQIGPDRLPSYHYPSDHLSLLCDFSFREPRDQPHRLM; this comes from the exons AtgggcagcagtagcagcagcaggctGTTTGGTACCCTGGCCCAGACCCTGAACAGTGCTCCCCTGGCCCAGAAGGACTACTGCCCAGACCCAGAGCACCAGGACTCAGACCAGGACCCGGAGGGCCTAGAGCAGACCGACCCAGACCAGCTGCTCAGGGAGTGCGAGGAGGCCCTCCAGAACCGGCCGGCCCGGCCACACAGGGACCTGGTCTACCCTGCAGACCCAAAACACCAGCACCAATACAGGAACCATGAGCAGCAGCACACACCGTCCATACGGGTCATGACGTGGAACATCCTAGCTCAAG ctctagGGGAGGGTAAGGATGGCTTTGTGCGATGTCCTCTGGAAGCTCTGAACTGGGCTGAGAGGAAGTACCTGATCCTGGAAGAGATCCTCACCTACCGCCCTGACATCCTGTGTCTCCAGGAAGTGGACCACTACTACGACACCTTCAAGCCCATCCTGGCCAGCCTGGGCTACCACAGCACCTTCCTGCCCAAGCCCTGGTCCCCCTGCCTGGACGTGGCCAGCAACAACGGCCCTGACGGCTGTGCTCTCTTCTACCGCCACGCCCGCTTCAGCCTTCTCCACACCTCCCACCTGCGCCTCTCTGCCATGATGCTGCCTACCAACCAGGTGGCCATCGTGCAGACGCTGCGTTGCCGGGCGACGGGCCAGAGGCTGTGCGTGGCCGTGACCCACCTGAAGGCGAGGAGCGGCTGGGAGAGGCTGAGGGGTGCCCAGGGGGCTGACCTACTGCAGAGCCTGAAGGCTATAACCTCACGGGCAGCTGGGTCAGACCCAGTCAGTAGGGGAGCTGGGGGAGGGAATGGGACAGAGGGGGTGCCTCTGATAGTGTGTGGGGACTTTAACGCTGAGCCCTCGGAGGACGTGTACAGGCGTTTTATCTCCTCCCCCCTGGGTCTGGACTCAGCCTATAAGCTGCTGAGTGCAGACGGGCAGACAGAGCCGGCCTACACTACCTGGAAGATCCGTCCCTCAGGGGAGAGCTGCAGTACCCTGGACTACATCTGGTACTCTCATGGTGCTTTCACTGTGGACACCCTGCTGGACATACCCACTGAGGAACAGATAGGACCTGACCGCCTGCCCTCATACCACTACCCCTCCGACCACCTCTCACTGCTCTGTGATTTCAGCTTCAGGGAGCCCAGGGATCAACCTCATAGGCTGATGTAG